In Candidatus Epulonipiscium viviparus, one DNA window encodes the following:
- a CDS encoding glycoside hydrolase family 2 protein, with protein sequence MKNKDFFKLEVGPLAGPKSHVEGRVEMDFSGLDWKMEKMRVGQGVKEGIHLLKSELSGNNYSWNKGKVPGDVYTDLYLAGEIDDPHFGRNMHKAKWAQEYEWWYNYAFNVDQSFGGKNITLVFEGVDYSCEVWLNQEYLGRHEGMFSKFEFDITDLINWTSPNIPVNLLTVKLDPPPRNQHNIAGMKHNFAGDYLTGLVPFGIWRPVKVIGTEKAKIDGYRVEYELDGSKVNVNLQVNSDAFETVREAHLMVKYFDGDTEILNVEEPMKLNRGRESTKVINFALDNPKLWWPVGMGDPFLYDIEISIVENGRVLDKIREKTGVRTVKYTYNPGFTKDEAEFPWTLNINDKPMFMRSACWTQPSFFYGRNSIEKYEFFLEKAKEANINNLRFFGWHPIETKEFYDICDRLGLTVWTNFAFATQEFRSDRAYLDKVTNEITSIVRERRNHPSIVMWMGGEEVYFTEAHVHSKNRELMEMVGDITRGLTSVHYADASPLSSREGIRMGYKPNESLHANAHYYAGGAIYMEDFYTKLNAAVIPELTAASAPNIESLKKFIPEDELWPLGISYGYHMADLHVLQNLNYEVHGSIGMDSLEQFVEYTQISQGTVAQFALEHFRRQKPHVSAVALCHFNTNWPIIKWDIIDYYGVKKLSYDYVKRAYNPILPSLEFKKRRYNNSEQFKGQLFVINDLYQKFNDIDLDYTVFDNDGNEFLSGTIRIDVDENVSAAYDYIKFTVPENWKGFFYIKLELKKDGALIIENEYRLLVDDQEAAKAASKQLYLDMHKGRAKFGKGYYRYFPNMFDGL encoded by the coding sequence ATGAAGAATAAAGATTTTTTCAAACTGGAAGTAGGACCATTAGCAGGACCTAAAAGCCATGTAGAAGGCAGAGTCGAGATGGATTTTAGTGGCTTGGACTGGAAGATGGAGAAAATGCGAGTTGGGCAAGGTGTTAAAGAAGGCATTCATCTGCTAAAAAGCGAGCTATCTGGAAATAACTATAGCTGGAATAAAGGCAAAGTACCTGGAGATGTTTATACAGATTTATATTTAGCAGGCGAAATCGATGACCCTCATTTTGGCCGCAACATGCATAAAGCAAAATGGGCGCAAGAATATGAATGGTGGTATAACTATGCTTTTAATGTTGACCAAAGTTTTGGCGGAAAAAATATCACGCTTGTATTCGAAGGGGTTGACTATTCATGCGAAGTGTGGTTAAACCAAGAATATCTGGGTAGACACGAAGGGATGTTTTCGAAGTTTGAATTTGACATCACAGATCTGATCAATTGGACTAGTCCAAACATTCCTGTTAACTTGCTAACAGTAAAATTAGATCCGCCTCCTAGAAATCAGCATAATATAGCAGGAATGAAGCATAACTTTGCAGGGGACTATCTAACAGGATTGGTACCATTTGGAATTTGGCGACCGGTAAAAGTTATTGGCACAGAAAAAGCAAAGATTGATGGATATAGAGTGGAGTATGAGTTAGATGGCAGCAAAGTCAACGTTAATTTGCAGGTAAACTCCGATGCATTTGAAACAGTTCGAGAAGCGCATCTTATGGTAAAGTATTTTGATGGCGATACAGAAATCTTAAACGTAGAGGAACCGATGAAGTTGAACAGAGGACGTGAATCTACTAAGGTAATAAACTTTGCATTGGATAATCCCAAACTTTGGTGGCCAGTTGGAATGGGCGATCCGTTTTTGTATGATATCGAAATTAGCATCGTAGAAAATGGGCGTGTGTTGGATAAAATTAGAGAAAAAACAGGTGTGCGTACTGTAAAATATACCTATAATCCTGGGTTTACAAAAGATGAAGCGGAGTTTCCGTGGACACTAAATATAAACGATAAGCCGATGTTTATGCGCTCTGCATGCTGGACTCAGCCATCGTTCTTCTACGGTAGAAATAGCATAGAAAAATATGAGTTCTTCTTAGAAAAAGCTAAAGAAGCTAATATCAACAACCTAAGATTTTTTGGATGGCATCCGATAGAGACAAAAGAATTTTATGATATTTGCGATAGATTGGGGCTTACTGTATGGACCAACTTTGCTTTTGCGACGCAAGAATTTAGATCCGATAGAGCATACCTAGATAAGGTAACCAACGAAATTACAAGCATCGTGAGAGAGCGACGCAATCACCCAAGTATTGTTATGTGGATGGGTGGAGAAGAGGTATACTTTACAGAAGCGCATGTACACAGTAAAAACCGCGAGCTGATGGAAATGGTTGGAGATATAACGCGAGGTCTAACTAGTGTTCACTACGCAGATGCGTCGCCGCTAAGTTCTAGAGAAGGAATCAGAATGGGGTATAAGCCAAATGAATCTTTGCATGCGAACGCTCATTATTATGCAGGTGGAGCAATATACATGGAAGATTTTTACACCAAATTGAATGCTGCAGTAATTCCGGAGCTAACAGCGGCTTCTGCGCCAAATATAGAAAGCCTCAAAAAATTTATTCCAGAAGATGAGCTATGGCCGCTTGGTATAAGTTATGGATACCATATGGCAGATCTTCATGTGTTACAAAATCTAAACTACGAGGTACACGGAAGTATAGGGATGGATTCGCTAGAGCAGTTTGTTGAATATACGCAAATTTCACAAGGGACTGTTGCGCAGTTTGCTCTTGAGCATTTCAGAAGGCAAAAACCGCATGTAAGCGCCGTGGCTTTGTGTCACTTTAATACTAATTGGCCTATTATTAAGTGGGACATTATTGACTACTATGGAGTTAAGAAGCTTTCGTATGATTACGTAAAGCGAGCGTATAACCCGATTTTACCTTCATTGGAGTTCAAAAAACGTCGATACAATAATAGCGAACAATTTAAAGGGCAACTGTTTGTGATCAACGATCTATATCAAAAATTTAATGATATAGACTTAGACTATACCGTTTTTGATAATGATGGCAACGAATTTTTGTCGGGAACTATTAGGATAGATGTTGACGAAAATGTTTCTGCAGCATATGACTATATCAAGTTTACTGTTCCGGAGAACTGGAAAGGATTTTTCTATATCAAGTTGGAGCTCAAAAAAGATGGGGCACTGATTATAGAAAATGAATATCGTTTGCTAGTAGATGATCAGGAAGCCGCCAAAGCCGCGTCAAAGCAACTGTATTTGGATATGCACAAGGGGCGTGCTAAATTTGGAAAAGGATACTATAGATACTTCCCTAATATGTTTGATGGGCTATAA
- a CDS encoding ABC transporter permease, whose amino-acid sequence MSIVSLMLASLLVLIPVFISMREDLDLHKQIAISVVRAAIQLTVVGSVLQLIFGLENMWVTLVFVAFMIFNAAMNVTKLQQVAHQRLISYAGIGAGTVVTLAALTIAGVINFTADEVIPICGMIVNNAMVAVSITYRQMQAGFIDKREEIETKLSLGAPINLAAADLIKRCLRAGMLPTIDAAKALGIVALPGMMTGLILGGSPPLEAIKYQLMVTFMLLSATSIATFIITLCSYRSFFNKHKQLNIK is encoded by the coding sequence ATGAGTATAGTTTCGTTGATGCTGGCGTCATTACTTGTATTGATACCAGTTTTTATATCTATGCGAGAAGATTTAGATTTGCATAAACAAATTGCGATTAGCGTGGTGCGAGCAGCGATTCAATTGACGGTGGTAGGAAGTGTGTTGCAATTAATTTTTGGACTAGAAAATATGTGGGTAACACTGGTTTTTGTAGCATTTATGATTTTCAACGCAGCGATGAATGTTACAAAACTACAGCAAGTTGCGCATCAGAGATTGATTAGCTATGCAGGCATCGGAGCGGGGACTGTTGTAACATTGGCAGCGCTGACAATAGCAGGCGTAATAAATTTTACGGCAGATGAAGTGATTCCGATTTGTGGGATGATTGTCAACAATGCTATGGTGGCTGTATCCATTACGTATAGACAAATGCAAGCAGGATTTATAGATAAACGAGAAGAGATAGAAACGAAATTGTCGCTTGGGGCTCCCATAAATTTGGCCGCAGCAGATCTGATTAAAAGATGCTTACGAGCAGGGATGTTGCCAACGATCGATGCGGCAAAGGCGCTAGGGATTGTTGCTTTGCCAGGAATGATGACAGGACTAATCTTGGGTGGGAGCCCCCCGCTAGAGGCAATAAAGTATCAGCTGATGGTAACGTTTATGCTACTTTCGGCAACTAGCATTGCGACATTTATCATTACGTTGTGTAGTTATCGATCGTTTTTTAATAAGCATAAGCAGCTAAATATCAAGTAA
- a CDS encoding SDR family NAD(P)-dependent oxidoreductase — protein MYNLTGQVCVVVGASSGIGKEVALTLARYGAVVVLSARRTEKLYETAAQIKAEGGECEVFPCDFREPYSVEALVSVVKNHRKKIDLWVNAAGANNAMGITWDISYEDWLGEVDALLKTCYVGTKCAINAMKAQGFGRIINFSGGGVSKPEVYNSAYACSKTAIVRFTECVNLELEAEKLPIKIFAFAPGLVRTQRNIDLVNKPETKKFMPGIIDKILNDTATPIEKPANFVAFIATGQVDGLSGHLLSSHMDKEKLIREIDNIKANSLHKIMVKS, from the coding sequence ATGTATAACTTAACAGGTCAAGTTTGTGTAGTGGTCGGGGCATCATCGGGAATAGGAAAAGAAGTGGCATTAACATTAGCTAGGTATGGCGCAGTTGTTGTGCTATCTGCTAGAAGAACAGAAAAGCTATATGAAACAGCGGCTCAAATTAAAGCTGAAGGCGGAGAATGTGAAGTATTTCCGTGTGATTTTAGAGAGCCATATTCTGTGGAAGCATTAGTATCTGTAGTAAAAAATCATCGCAAAAAGATAGATTTATGGGTTAATGCTGCAGGGGCAAATAATGCGATGGGAATCACGTGGGATATAAGCTACGAAGACTGGCTTGGAGAAGTAGATGCTCTTTTGAAAACTTGTTATGTTGGAACAAAGTGTGCCATCAACGCTATGAAGGCTCAGGGCTTTGGAAGAATCATAAATTTCTCTGGAGGAGGAGTGTCTAAGCCAGAAGTATATAATAGCGCTTATGCTTGTTCTAAGACAGCGATTGTGCGCTTTACAGAGTGTGTAAATTTAGAATTGGAAGCGGAAAAGCTGCCTATAAAAATTTTTGCATTTGCTCCGGGACTTGTGAGAACGCAACGTAATATTGATTTGGTAAACAAACCAGAGACGAAAAAATTTATGCCGGGTATTATTGATAAAATTTTAAATGATACCGCAACACCGATAGAAAAACCTGCTAATTTTGTGGCCTTTATTGCAACAGGACAGGTGGATGGCTTATCTGGACATTTATTGTCGAGTCATATGGACAAAGAAAAATTAATACGCGAGATAGATAATATAAAAGCAAATAGTTTGCATAAAATTATGGTGAAATCATAG
- the tgt gene encoding tRNA guanosine(34) transglycosylase Tgt: MYKILSTDNMAKAAEFTTPYGVIQTPCFMNVATVAAIKGALSSIDLKNIGTQVALCNTYHLHLRPTDTVIYEMGGLNKFMAWDGPILTDSGGFQVFSLAHRRKIKEEGVYFSSHINGDKIFMGPEESMQIQSNLASTIAMAFDECPPALAQREYINSSVERTTRWLNRCIVKMKTLNSQEETINKKQLLFGINQGGICVDIRISHAKTISNLDLDGFAIGGLAVGETHEQMYNVLDNVVEFLPKNKPTYLMGVGTPENILEAVDRGVDLFDCVLPARNGRHGHVYTNDGKMNLLNKQYEKDERPIGVDCNCEVCKNFSRAYVRHLLKAKEMLGMRLCVMHNLYYYNNLMSEIRTAILNRSFKEYKNKRLDGYRL; this comes from the coding sequence ATGTATAAGATTTTATCAACAGACAATATGGCAAAAGCCGCGGAGTTTACCACTCCATATGGAGTAATACAAACGCCCTGCTTTATGAATGTCGCAACAGTGGCCGCTATTAAAGGAGCTCTTAGTAGTATAGATTTAAAAAATATCGGGACTCAGGTTGCTCTTTGTAACACATATCATTTGCACCTTAGGCCAACGGATACTGTAATTTATGAAATGGGTGGTCTCAACAAGTTTATGGCATGGGACGGTCCCATTTTAACAGATTCGGGAGGGTTTCAGGTTTTTTCGTTGGCTCATAGACGAAAAATTAAAGAAGAAGGAGTCTATTTTTCATCGCATATTAATGGGGACAAAATTTTTATGGGTCCAGAAGAGAGCATGCAAATTCAATCGAACCTAGCCTCCACTATTGCAATGGCTTTTGATGAATGTCCGCCAGCACTTGCGCAAAGAGAATATATCAACTCATCGGTGGAGCGAACAACTAGATGGTTGAACAGATGTATTGTAAAAATGAAAACCTTAAATAGCCAAGAGGAAACTATTAACAAAAAACAATTGCTATTTGGTATCAATCAAGGCGGAATTTGTGTCGATATAAGAATTAGTCATGCAAAAACGATATCAAATTTGGATTTGGATGGCTTTGCGATTGGAGGCTTGGCTGTTGGTGAGACGCACGAGCAGATGTATAATGTGCTAGATAATGTGGTAGAGTTTTTGCCTAAAAACAAACCCACGTATCTAATGGGCGTTGGAACACCTGAAAACATTTTAGAGGCAGTGGATAGGGGGGTAGATTTATTTGACTGCGTTTTGCCTGCTAGAAATGGGAGGCACGGTCATGTTTATACTAATGATGGAAAAATGAACTTACTAAATAAACAATACGAAAAAGATGAGCGACCGATTGGAGTAGATTGTAATTGCGAGGTTTGTAAAAATTTTTCGCGCGCATATGTTAGGCATTTGCTAAAGGCTAAAGAGATGTTAGGAATGCGTCTTTGTGTAATGCATAACCTATATTACTACAACAATTTGATGAGCGAAATAAGAACAGCAATTTTGAATAGATCGTTCAAGGAATATAAAAATAAGCGCCTTGATGGATATAGATTATAA
- the yajC gene encoding preprotein translocase subunit YajC, with protein MGAGMGVVGMVVYIAFIFGIMWLIVVRPQKKRERQIVEMQAQIKVGQTVLLSSGIYGKVVDIINDLFIIEMGLNKSVRVPVKRDQVAGVETPNLKIVKEVVAVETIEVDDDTDDEEYDDEE; from the coding sequence ATGGGAGCAGGCATGGGTGTCGTTGGAATGGTTGTTTATATCGCATTCATCTTTGGAATCATGTGGCTGATTGTAGTGCGTCCACAGAAAAAACGCGAGCGTCAAATTGTTGAGATGCAAGCGCAAATTAAAGTGGGACAAACTGTTCTTCTAAGTAGTGGCATTTATGGTAAAGTGGTAGATATTATTAATGATTTATTTATTATTGAAATGGGTCTTAATAAAAGTGTAAGAGTTCCGGTCAAAAGAGATCAAGTAGCTGGTGTTGAAACTCCAAATCTTAAGATTGTAAAAGAAGTTGTGGCAGTGGAAACTATAGAAGTTGATGATGACACGGACGATGAAGAATACGACGACGAAGAATAA
- the proB gene encoding glutamate 5-kinase: MLANAKKIVIKIGSNTISNSKGFINEHFIKNLCEEVAFLKQKGKEVVIVTSGAKISGISAINKWSRKSDMNYKQALCAIGQVRLLNSYDKYFAEYGINIGQILLTMDDFLVDDRILNIRNTLFTLIDEGVVPIINENDTVCVKELKIGDNDTLAAHTAMIWNADLLIILSDIEGLYDKNPKEYVDAKLIEVVANIDDIDVDEGIANEFGTGGIKTKLDAARICNNYEIDMILASGKEEDVLLKLYENKLACTYFKSN, from the coding sequence ATGCTAGCAAATGCGAAAAAGATTGTTATAAAGATTGGAAGTAACACGATTTCGAATTCTAAGGGATTTATCAACGAGCATTTTATCAAAAATTTATGCGAAGAAGTGGCCTTTCTAAAGCAGAAAGGTAAGGAAGTTGTGATCGTAACAAGCGGAGCAAAAATTTCGGGTATTTCTGCAATTAATAAATGGTCGCGTAAATCTGATATGAATTATAAGCAAGCATTGTGTGCAATTGGTCAGGTGCGCCTTCTAAATTCATATGATAAATACTTTGCAGAATATGGAATAAATATAGGACAAATTTTGCTTACCATGGACGATTTTTTGGTAGATGACAGAATTTTGAATATTCGCAATACGCTGTTTACATTAATTGACGAAGGTGTTGTTCCTATAATAAATGAAAACGACACGGTGTGTGTCAAGGAGCTAAAGATAGGAGATAACGATACTCTTGCCGCGCATACGGCAATGATTTGGAATGCAGACCTACTAATTATTTTGAGTGACATTGAGGGATTATATGATAAAAATCCAAAGGAATATGTTGATGCGAAGTTGATAGAAGTGGTTGCCAATATAGATGATATCGACGTGGATGAGGGCATTGCAAATGAATTTGGAACTGGTGGAATCAAGACAAAGCTGGATGCTGCAAGGATATGCAATAATTATGAAATCGATATGATACTAGCCAGTGGCAAAGAAGAAGACGTCTTGCTAAAGTTATATGAAAATAAGTTGGCGTGTACCTATTTTAAATCTAATTAA
- a CDS encoding glutamate-5-semialdehyde dehydrogenase, with protein MEVRQKGEKLKKAKHELGLLNTSQKNHALLEIKNSLLKNKRIILNANKIDITNAVEAGISKALIDRLTLTENRLIQIADSIDTIIKLTDPTGVIMSGKILENGMQLIKKTVPLGTIAIIYEARPNVTIDATVLAIKSGNAILLRGSSSTINSNKAIVAAIKEGLRKSDVTEDSCFLIENTKREVVKEIVTANEFIDLVIPRGGAELIKMVIKTATVPTIETGVGNCHMYVDSGADLDMAYAILNNGKMSRPSVCNSLETLLVHQDVAEEFLKMAYNKLGAKLEFRGCKKTCEIIPAIPATIEDFEQEFLDYIIAVKVVDSIDEAIEHITEFSSGHSECIITNNLLASNKFIKEIDSACVYVNASTRFSDGGEFGFGAEMGISTQKTHARGPFSINELISYKYIITGDGQVRQ; from the coding sequence ATGGAAGTTAGGCAGAAGGGTGAAAAGCTAAAAAAAGCTAAGCATGAACTAGGATTATTAAATACTTCCCAAAAAAATCATGCATTATTAGAAATTAAAAATTCGTTGCTAAAAAATAAACGTATAATTTTAAATGCAAACAAGATCGATATTACAAATGCTGTAGAAGCGGGAATAAGCAAGGCGTTGATTGATCGATTAACTCTTACAGAAAACAGGCTTATTCAGATTGCAGATAGCATTGATACAATAATTAAGCTGACTGATCCTACAGGAGTCATTATGTCGGGTAAGATTTTGGAAAACGGAATGCAGTTGATTAAGAAGACCGTGCCGCTCGGAACTATTGCTATCATTTACGAAGCAAGACCAAACGTAACAATTGACGCGACAGTATTGGCAATAAAGTCTGGAAATGCAATATTATTGCGAGGAAGCTCTAGTACAATCAATTCGAATAAGGCTATTGTTGCAGCCATTAAAGAGGGGTTACGTAAATCTGATGTAACAGAGGACAGCTGTTTTTTGATTGAAAATACAAAGCGAGAGGTTGTTAAAGAAATCGTTACTGCAAATGAATTTATAGATCTAGTAATTCCTAGGGGTGGCGCAGAGCTAATTAAGATGGTCATTAAAACTGCGACAGTGCCCACTATAGAAACAGGAGTTGGAAATTGCCATATGTATGTAGATAGCGGAGCGGATCTAGATATGGCATATGCCATTTTGAACAATGGCAAGATGAGTCGTCCGTCGGTATGTAATTCATTGGAAACTTTACTAGTTCATCAAGATGTTGCAGAAGAATTTTTGAAGATGGCCTATAATAAATTAGGTGCAAAACTAGAGTTTAGAGGTTGCAAGAAAACTTGTGAAATTATTCCCGCAATACCGGCAACGATAGAAGATTTTGAACAAGAGTTTTTGGATTACATCATTGCGGTAAAAGTAGTTGATAGTATAGATGAGGCTATTGAACACATAACAGAATTTTCGTCGGGGCATTCGGAGTGTATCATAACCAACAATTTATTAGCATCTAACAAGTTTATAAAAGAAATTGATTCGGCGTGCGTATATGTAAATGCTTCTACTAGATTTAGCGATGGAGGCGAATTTGGCTTTGGAGCAGAGATGGGCATTAGTACTCAGAAAACTCATGCAAGAGGGCCGTTTAGTATTAATGAGCTCATTTCATATAAGTATATTATTACAGGAGATGGACAAGTTAGGCAATAA
- a CDS encoding right-handed parallel beta-helix repeat-containing protein — protein sequence MKYYVSKKGSNNNNGSEDAPFLTISKAAKLAMPGDEVIVAEGVYREWVSPENGGRSDLERIVYRAQEGDKVVIKGSEEIKNWEKIENGVYKATLANAIFGDFNPFEEELFGDWFKYPKNPKMHLGAVYLNGEAFCELRSIEEVKDYTIGRDVVEDPKAFGKRNYLQKEAPFYGFYAEVDADFTTLYANFNDFDPNVEQVEINVRKCCFYPKKMGRNYITVAGFTMCHGASGWAPPTAEQPAIIGANWSKGWIIENNIVHDAKCSGISIGKDYLSGDMLSTRTKQKSGYQFQLESVFAALKLGWSKETVGSHIIRDNTIYDCGQNGIVGHMGCAFSKVYNNHVYKIGTKREYIGCEIAGIKFHAPIDTQILNNRVHDCTLGLWLDWQTQGLRVSSNILYRNGRDMVIEVSHGPTIIDNNIFASKGNIGYISQGTAYVHNLFCGTMANGDVLDRATPYHLPHSTWVSGYGFVYGGDDRYYNNIYVAPAADANRPEKQFVGTKAMDKYSDGIEAYFKGINEKDFESIDLEKFDQTPYPVYVDGNVYYNGAQAYSKEKNNHIAAEVNPNVKIIEEGDELYLEIEIEAADVATVIHGTADLGKTILADAIFDGPDGNMIVLDRDCLGNVRSAKPTAGPLENIKIGKNRIKLI from the coding sequence ATGAAATATTATGTATCTAAAAAGGGAAGTAACAATAATAACGGTAGCGAAGATGCACCATTTCTGACTATAAGCAAAGCCGCAAAACTGGCAATGCCAGGAGACGAAGTCATTGTTGCGGAGGGCGTATATCGAGAGTGGGTTAGCCCCGAAAATGGTGGACGAAGCGATCTAGAACGAATTGTTTATCGCGCACAAGAAGGTGATAAAGTCGTTATAAAAGGTTCTGAGGAAATTAAAAATTGGGAAAAAATAGAAAATGGAGTATATAAGGCAACTCTAGCAAATGCTATATTTGGAGATTTCAATCCATTTGAAGAAGAGTTATTTGGTGATTGGTTTAAGTACCCAAAAAATCCAAAGATGCATCTTGGTGCGGTATATTTAAATGGAGAAGCGTTCTGTGAACTTAGAAGTATCGAAGAAGTAAAAGACTATACGATAGGTCGCGATGTTGTGGAAGATCCAAAGGCCTTTGGAAAACGCAACTACTTGCAAAAGGAAGCGCCATTCTATGGATTTTATGCGGAGGTAGATGCTGATTTTACAACGCTTTATGCGAACTTCAACGATTTTGATCCCAACGTGGAGCAGGTAGAAATCAATGTTAGAAAGTGTTGCTTCTATCCTAAAAAGATGGGCAGAAACTATATCACTGTTGCCGGATTCACAATGTGCCATGGAGCATCGGGGTGGGCACCGCCAACTGCAGAGCAACCTGCTATTATAGGCGCAAATTGGTCTAAGGGATGGATTATAGAAAATAATATCGTGCACGATGCAAAGTGTAGTGGCATTAGCATAGGCAAAGATTATTTGTCTGGAGATATGCTAAGCACAAGGACAAAACAAAAGTCTGGATATCAGTTTCAGTTGGAGTCGGTTTTTGCGGCACTAAAATTAGGCTGGTCAAAAGAAACTGTAGGATCTCATATAATTAGAGATAACACGATCTATGACTGCGGTCAAAATGGAATTGTAGGTCATATGGGATGCGCCTTTAGCAAAGTGTATAACAATCATGTTTACAAAATTGGAACGAAGCGTGAATATATCGGTTGCGAGATTGCAGGTATCAAGTTTCATGCACCGATTGATACGCAAATATTAAACAATAGAGTGCACGATTGCACACTGGGGCTGTGGCTAGATTGGCAAACCCAAGGATTGCGTGTAAGTAGCAATATATTATATAGAAATGGTCGCGATATGGTAATTGAAGTAAGTCATGGACCGACGATTATAGATAACAATATCTTTGCGTCAAAAGGTAACATCGGCTATATATCTCAAGGAACCGCTTATGTTCACAATCTATTCTGCGGAACTATGGCAAACGGAGATGTTTTGGATAGAGCAACACCATATCATTTGCCGCATTCTACTTGGGTTAGCGGATATGGTTTTGTATATGGTGGAGACGATAGATATTATAATAATATTTATGTTGCACCTGCGGCAGATGCAAATCGCCCAGAAAAGCAATTTGTAGGCACCAAGGCTATGGATAAATATTCAGATGGAATCGAAGCGTATTTCAAAGGGATTAATGAAAAGGATTTTGAGTCGATAGATCTAGAGAAATTTGACCAAACGCCGTATCCAGTTTATGTAGATGGAAACGTTTATTATAATGGAGCACAAGCATATAGCAAAGAGAAAAATAATCACATTGCCGCAGAAGTTAATCCTAATGTTAAGATTATAGAAGAAGGCGACGAGCTATATCTAGAAATAGAAATTGAAGCCGCCGATGTTGCAACAGTTATACACGGCACAGCAGATTTAGGGAAAACAATTCTCGCGGATGCCATATTCGATGGACCGGATGGAAATATGATTGTATTGGATAGAGATTGCCTTGGAAATGTGAGGTCAGCGAAGCCAACAGCAGGACCTTTGGAAAATATTAAAATTGGAAAAAATAGGATCAAACTAATATAA
- a CDS encoding ABC transporter ATP-binding protein, giving the protein MSILSAQNINFAVDEKQILTNISLDVAAGECISLMGPSGSGKSTFLKMCSYLISPTEGKMYYKDEKFSKYDPMKLRQSISYCTQIPYLFGTTVKENLEFPYIVKNQNFDSEWIASMLVEFGLDESFVDKDVATLSGGEKQRIALIRNLVHKPEILLLDEVTSALDEMSASLIEQHVKKLVAEGMTVLWVTHNEEQSTKIFNKRVRFVAGEIVDVEVL; this is encoded by the coding sequence ATGAGTATTTTATCAGCACAAAACATTAATTTTGCAGTAGATGAAAAACAAATTTTAACAAATATTTCCTTAGATGTTGCTGCAGGAGAATGCATATCCTTGATGGGTCCTTCTGGCAGTGGCAAAAGTACGTTTTTGAAGATGTGTTCATATTTAATTAGCCCAACAGAAGGAAAAATGTATTATAAAGATGAAAAATTTTCAAAATATGATCCGATGAAATTGCGGCAGTCAATTAGTTATTGTACTCAGATTCCATATTTGTTTGGAACAACTGTGAAAGAAAATTTAGAGTTTCCGTATATAGTAAAAAATCAAAATTTTGACTCAGAGTGGATTGCGTCGATGCTGGTTGAATTTGGATTAGATGAAAGTTTTGTAGATAAGGATGTTGCAACTCTGTCGGGAGGAGAAAAGCAAAGAATAGCGCTGATACGAAACTTGGTACATAAGCCAGAGATATTGCTATTGGATGAGGTGACGTCGGCTTTGGATGAGATGTCGGCTTCGCTGATAGAACAGCATGTGAAAAAATTGGTTGCAGAGGGAATGACGGTGTTATGGGTGACTCATAACGAAGAGCAGAGTACCAAAATTTTTAATAAACGCGTCAGGTTTGTTGCCGGAGAAATTGTAGATGTGGAGGTTCTATAA